GGGACCCTAGAAGCTATAATGGCTTTTTGAAATTAACTTCGCATATTAGAATTGGCAATGAATAGCAGAATCCTAGCCGTATCTTTGTCTTCTTTTCATAAGCATACTAGTAGAAAAGTCTAGCCTCTAGCTACTAGCATCTCCCTTTAGTACCCATGGCCCTGATTAAGAAAGAAGTTGTTGACCAGATCATCCAGCAAGCCGACATAGTGGAGGTGGTGGGTGATTTTGTGAGTTTGAAAAAGAAGGGCCAGAACCTGTGGGCGCCATGTCCCTTCCACTATGAAAAATCACCGTCTTTTTCAGTAGCGCCCAACAAGGGGATTTACAAGTGCTTCGGGTGCGGCAAGGCGGGCAACGCCGTGCAGTTCATCATGGACATTGAGGGCACCAGCTACGTAGAGGCGCTCAAGTACCTGGCTAAGAAGTACAGCATTGACATTGAGGAAGATACTAGCCCAGCCGCCGTACAAGCTCAAAATGAGAAGGACAGCCTCTTCATCATCTCAGATTTCGCGAAAGAATACTATGTCAAGGCACTTCATAAAAACGACGAAGGACAGAGCATAGGCGCGCCCTACTTTAAGCAACGCGGCTTGTCTGCGGCTACTATTCAGAAGTTTGAGTTGGGTTACAGCTTAGATAGCTGGGATGATTTTACCAAGGCGGCGTTGGAAAAAGGCTTCCAATTAAAGTACTTGGAAGAAACCGGCCTCACCATTGTCAAGCAGGAGGAAGGCAAACAGTATGACCGCTTCAGGGGGCGGGTCATGTTCCCTATCCATAACGTTAGCGGACGTACTATTGGCTTTGGCGCGCGGACGCTCAAGAGCAATGACAAGAAATCGCCTAAATACGTCAACTCTCCAGAGTCGCCTATTTACCATAAGTCTGATGTGCTGTATGGCATGTTTCAGGCCAAGCAGGCCATTCGGCAGGAAGATGTCTGTTACCTGGTAGAAGGCTATCTGGACGTATTATCTCTGCACCAGGGCGGCATTGAGAACGTGGTGGCTTCGTCAGGGACGTCCCTCACCGAGAACCAAATCAAACTTATTGGGCGCTACACCAAGAACATTACGGTTTTGTATGACGGTGACCCGGCGGGTATCAAAGCCTCTTTGCGTGGCATCGACCTGATTTTGGAAGGTGGCCTGAATGTAGACGTGGTCTTGTTCTCGGACGGTGACGACCCCGACAGCTACATCCGCAAGGTAGGCGATACCAAATTCAAGGAATACCTCAAAGCGCACAGCCAGGATTTCATCTCGTTTAAGTCTGAACTCTACGCACAAGAGGCCAGAAATAACCCTGTCAAGAAAGCCGAGGCCATCCGTGAAATGGTGGTCTCCATTGCTAAGATCCCGGATGCCATCAAGCGGTCGGTATTCTTGAAGCAGTGCAGCATCCAGTTTGGGATTGACGAGCAGGTGCTCATTTCTGAGTACAACAAGATTCACCTGGCAGAGCAGAAGTCCTCTAAGCCCACGCCCGGTTCTGCGCCTTCTGCCTTCTCGCCAGGCTCATACTCGCCGGGCTCTTTTGAAGAAATGGCCGCCGAAGCGGAAGCCGCCGCAGCCGCTGAGGCCGAAGCCTACGAACAGGAAAACCAGACTGAGGATACCTCCACGCTCATCAAAACCCGGGAGCGCGAAGTCATCCGACTCATCCTCAACTACGCTGATAAAGAAGTAGAAGAAGGCCTCACTACCAGCCAGTTTATGCTAGGTGAGCTGGAGGATATTGAATTCCAGACGCCCATTTACAAACGCCTTTTTGACATGTGCCGCATCAAACTAGAGCAAGGCTTCATGCCCACTGCCGCGGAGTTTATGCAGCATGAGGAGAAAGAAATCCGGAACGAGGTAATTGACCTGGTCAGTGAGAAATATGAACTCAGCGAAGGCTGGGCCACCCATGAAATCTTTGTGCCCCGTGAGGTGGACCTGATTCAGTACGGCTCTGAGCGCGAAGTTTTACGTCTAAAATGGCGCAACGTACAAGCCATGATCCGCG
The nucleotide sequence above comes from Nibribacter ruber. Encoded proteins:
- the dnaG gene encoding DNA primase translates to MALIKKEVVDQIIQQADIVEVVGDFVSLKKKGQNLWAPCPFHYEKSPSFSVAPNKGIYKCFGCGKAGNAVQFIMDIEGTSYVEALKYLAKKYSIDIEEDTSPAAVQAQNEKDSLFIISDFAKEYYVKALHKNDEGQSIGAPYFKQRGLSAATIQKFELGYSLDSWDDFTKAALEKGFQLKYLEETGLTIVKQEEGKQYDRFRGRVMFPIHNVSGRTIGFGARTLKSNDKKSPKYVNSPESPIYHKSDVLYGMFQAKQAIRQEDVCYLVEGYLDVLSLHQGGIENVVASSGTSLTENQIKLIGRYTKNITVLYDGDPAGIKASLRGIDLILEGGLNVDVVLFSDGDDPDSYIRKVGDTKFKEYLKAHSQDFISFKSELYAQEARNNPVKKAEAIREMVVSIAKIPDAIKRSVFLKQCSIQFGIDEQVLISEYNKIHLAEQKSSKPTPGSAPSAFSPGSYSPGSFEEMAAEAEAAAAAEAEAYEQENQTEDTSTLIKTREREVIRLILNYADKEVEEGLTTSQFMLGELEDIEFQTPIYKRLFDMCRIKLEQGFMPTAAEFMQHEEKEIRNEVIDLVSEKYELSEGWATHEIFVPREVDLIQYGSEREVLRLKWRNVQAMIREHMNSLQTLQDPQELDKVLRTIKALKDFEKQIGDMLGIVVNR